The Brassica oleracea var. oleracea cultivar TO1000 chromosome C7, BOL, whole genome shotgun sequence sequence AGATCGACCATCTTTTTACGGATCGACAGATTGTTGAGCATGTGGTCGATTCGAAAATACTCTGCAGTTTAATTAAATATCTAAAACATTTATTCCAACACTCAAAAGATAGTTTTGCTAAATATGATAACTAGATAGCCAACAAAATTACAAAAAAAATATTTAAATTGTAAAAAATATGTTAATTTAACGTGTTAAAATTTAAAAATAAATTTTAATTATGACATGCATCTTAACATTTTATAAATATATATCAAAATATAAACAATATAACAACTTAAATTAGAAAAAAAATAAAAATCTACGCCCGGATTAATCCCTAGTCCATACTAATAAAAGGGATTATCCGAAGCTTCAGGATGTGTTCACATCATCGTATAATCCTTCTTCTGAAAGAAGCCACGTTGCATAAATAAATCATATTACCAAAAATATTAAACTAATGTATAGTTTTACATTTTCTAAATATTGATATAATGTATAGTTTTACATTTAAATATTACTGATAAATATAATTTCGAAAATAATAATAATATGTAAATATATAACATAAGAAATAGAAATACTACATTAAAATGTAAGATTACCATTTTACTTTAAAAAAATTACTATTTTACTTAAAAAAATCATATCATTAAAGTTTTACATTTTCGAAATATTGATATATTGTATAGTTTTACAATTTAATATTACTGATAAATATAATTTCGAAAATAATAAATAATATGTAAATATATAACATAAGAAATGGAAATATTACATTAAACATGTAAGATTACCATTTTACATTAAAAATTACTACTATTACTTAATAAATCATATCACGAAAATATCTGCTGAAAGTGAGCTTCTTCTCGAGATCCTTGGCCCTAGAATCGTCGGTGGTTTGTTTCTTTCCATGCTTGGAGTACTCCCTGACGCTATCTTATATATTAAAACAGAAGTCATGACTTTGTGATATTTTACTTTGGACCATCTTATAGGAAATCATCACATTTAATTATCCTATCATTTAAAATATAATCTTTTATTTGGACTATTCTTTAAAAATTTCATTCAGTGTATTTACATTAATAGATACCTAAACACACAAATTCTAATTGCAATCACGAACCCCAAGGTAAATATGAACCTTAGCCCAAATACGTCTGATTCTTTCTTTGATTATTTGTAATTTGATTTTGGCAAACCCTAATTTCAATTTCTGGGTTGTTTACATAAACAGAAGAAAATGATATCTCAGTTCTCAGAAAAATAAACACAAGAAGTCATCAAGTAATCAACAACAAAAAGGTACACTCTCATACTTTCAAGTTTTTTCCCCGATCAAAACCTGTTATCTCATATACATCAGATATCCACAGCTCTTACATAGAGAATTAGCAAGATTTGTATCAGGTTTGCTTAAGATGAGAATAAATCCTAGAGAGATGCAGCCACAAGAGTAGTCAAAAACGATATGGATGTATTCTCCAAAGCCTCTTACTTTTTGATTAAACGGCTTGAAATAGCTGANNNNNNNNNNNNNNNNNNNNNNNNNNNNNNNNNNNNNNNNNNNNNNNNNNNNNNNNNNNNNNNNNNNNNNNNNNNNNNNNNNNNNNNNNNNNNNNNNNNNNNNNNNNNNNNNNNNNNNNNNNNNNNNNNNNNNNNNNNNNNNNNNNNNNNNNNNNNNNNNNNNNNNNNNNNNNNNNNNNNNNNNNNNNNNNNNNNNNNNNNNNNNNNNNNNNNNNNNNNNNNNNNNNNNNNNNNNNNNNNNNNNNNNNNNTCAAAATCCTGCACCACCTTCATCTTCCCATGGAACACCTTCTCCAAAACCATCCAAGGGAAAGAGAAAAATAAATGATCGCAACTCTAAAAAACCTAGCAGCTCTGTTCAAAAGAAAGTGAAGGCTGAAAAATACAAACATGTGCTTCTGTTTTTTAGGTTCTAGAGTAATTACTTATGTTGTTAATGTATTTGATTTCGAGCATAGTTTTATTTGTCTCTAAAACTCTATTCTAATTTTTTTATTAAAAACCTAATGATTATGATATCTGAACCCAACTTTGGATAATCAATTTTTTTTACGGATCTTGAAGAATAAAAATGTTTTTTGTCAGAGAATGTTGGTTTCCAAAACTGGACTTTACTGAACTAATTCTATTTTCTTAGAGAAAATATTACATCTTTTGTTTTAAGTCTTGCCTTAAACCAAGAGACAAAGTCCTCTGTAATGACTTGCTTTTTATCTATCAGAACAACGTGTATTTGTCTTCAATCATAGGTCCAGCAGCAACCATGAGGTTGCACAACATAAATAAACATTCTAAAACCTAAAAAACAGAAGCAAGTGTTTACAAATACATGTTTGGTTGCTAATGACTTTTATAGCAGATGGTGGGTTGTTTTATTTATGTCACCTTTATTTTATTTTCTTTCTGTATGAAAGTTGCGTTACCTTTAACTCATTCTTTATTTATAGTATGAAGAACAAAGAAACAAATAAATACATAACTATAAAAGTTTAACTTAAAGAAATTAATATCTAAGTTAAATTGAATAGAATTTATCGTAAATATCTCATAATATAAGGTTTTTAGTAATTGTTCATGCTTTATTAAAAAAAATATCACTAATGATTTGAAACAATAAATTAAATTACTGCATTCAAACTACAAAATTGTTGTATTTGAAAATATTAAATTAAACTATTAAACGATCAGTAATATGGTAAATGTTAAAACTATATACCACTAATCATGTAAATCAAATATTTATAAACAGAAAATAAAAATAACTACCCGCACGGTTGTGCGGGTCAAGATCTAGTTCTTATTATGTTAGGTGAAAGGTAGATTTTTTATTGAATTTTGAGATATAAAAAAGTGAATCTTTGTTTGGTTCGAATCAAATAGTGAGTGACGATGATACTTTGATGTATAACTTTTGTATCTTATCGTTCGAGACATTAAAAGTGAATCTTTATTTAGTCAATTAAGCAATCTTTTTTTTTCTTGTGTCAATATAAGTTTTATTTCCTGTAAAGTTTTGATATTAGTTATTTTTCTCTCGATGGGTCTTGACTCTTATATGTTTGTTGGTGTTTGTTTCGGTCTCTGGACTTTCTGGAAATGTAGCAACTGCGCGAAGCCAAGTCTCTGTGGGAATGGATTTGCTCGCTGGCTCTACCGTTATGCTTCCTACTGTTCTTTGTGAAACTTGCACGGTTGTTGGCAAATGTGACATTTGTGATACAATGGCAAGTGTGACATTCGTGATACTTTTGATGCGCTCATGCCGTGTACTAAGACGTCGTTGGTAACATGTTTTTAATATTTGTTCTTTTTCTCTCGATGGATCTCGAATCTTATATATTTGTTTCAGTCTCACGGTAGCAGGAGATATTAACACTTCCTCCAACATGACACCCTGAGATTCTATAAAGGCCAAAGGTAAATTATGTTCCTTATTGTTTATCTATACTTTATTTTCTAGATTGAGTCATTGTAATTGGAGTTTCGCATAGGCCAAACAAGCGATCATCTTACAATAAACCTAAGGGATAAAAGGTTTGACGTTACAAGACAGAGTTCTCGTCGCAGGTAAGATATTTTAGTCTCATATGAGCTTATCACAACAGAGTTTGTATCACAAAAGAGTTGTGTTTCTTTCACTAGGCTGTTGATGAAACACTTTGGGTCAAACATTCTCACTTTTCACTTTTCCGGAAGCAAATACTGAAGTCAAAATGAAGGTGAGTACATAAAATGGTTTAAACCTATGATATAATCCAAATACAAGAGTTATATAAAACACAATAAATTCACCTTTTGCGTTATTCGAAGGTTGAAAAGTTTTGACATGATTTAGGAATTTCCACGTGGACCCTGAAGTCTACTCGGATCCTAGAAAATTTGAACCTTCTGGATGGAATGTAAGTTAGATTTCTCATCTTGCGTTGTTTGTGCCAAAGAATGTTAGTTTCATTTGAATATTGTAGCAAGTAAAAACATAGTACGGTTGTGATTTTTCAGAAGTGCTTCGCCCCAAAAGCTGGTGCTTTCTTTTCTTTTGGTGCAAGGATATGATCTTCCTAAGCTCAATATTGTAATCTCTCATCACTGATTCATTTCCTTCTTAAATATCAGTAATTCTTGCAAATTTTGAATCTTTGAAATGTCATTCCTTCTGTAATATGCTGAAAACATCCATGGAGATATTCATGTTGGCATGGTGAAACTGAGAAACATTGAATGTCCAGTGGTATACTTGCCACATACCACACCAGCTGATAAATGCTTGGTAAGTTTCAGATATCAGTAAAACATGAATCTCATCTTCCTCATTAAGCTCAAAGGAGATGATGTTCCATTGAGTTAAACCTTTCTTCGGTTCTAAACCTCATCAGGCTACTTAACTATGTTCCATGAAACAAGGCTTTTTTCTTTTCATTAGGTATTTTATTTTGTAAAACTTTTTTTATCTTAATGTGCTTTGATAAATGGAAATACTAAAAGCAGTTCTTGATTACAATGTTACCCCCAGACATTCTCAAAATCTTAGTCTGGAAATTAAACATGTTATTGGCACATCATACACATTCTGTTGGAGTTAAAAACCTCTTGGACAAGAAGAACGATAATGAATGTCCAAAGAGCTCTCTCTGTAATTTTGGTTAATCTAGATCCTCGAAATAATGTTGCGTTTTTGGACAAAAAAAATGTTCCATGCGTTTAAATTACAAGAATGATAAGCAAAACGGTTGTCCAGACACATACCCTTTGAAAATTAATATAGTATAAAAATACACAATTTTCAAATATAGTTAAAAAACATTCAGAAAAAAAAATTGACACCTCATCGTCATTTTCTTAAATTAATAAATTACCCTCAAAAATTTTGTTCTCTTCTTATTTATATCAAATTTATTAAAAAAACCAGCAATCCATTTTTCTAATCAATATTTCATTTTCCTTCCAAAAATTGAAATGATTTTATTTCAACCAATGATAATTTAGTAACTTACATAATATAGTCCAAAATATTTGAAAATAATAAATATTTCCTTTACTATATTAATTTTTTACGTTTCATTAAACCAACTTTAAACAAAAAAAGTATTTTAACAAAAAAAATTTAGTTACCAAAATCAATTTTAGAAGAAATAATAATAAAACTATTTTTTTAAAAAGTTTAAAAACTAAAAAGTAACAAGATATAACCAATAATTTTTAATGAAAATTAATATAATATAAAAATACAGAAAGATAGTTAAAGAACATTTAGAAAAACAAAAACTATATTTTATTAAACTCATGCTAACAAAAATGAGAAATAAGTATCACATATATTTTTTCTATTTTAGTAACAAATCTGAAGCTCTGAGAAATTAATAAGAACCAAAATAATGGAACTACAATCAATGATTATTACATAATCAAAACAAATATTTAGACAATCATTTATAAAATAAAATAATAAAAATTAGTAAAAGTGCATAATATAATTAAAAAACATAAATTTTAAGGCAAAACAAAATAATAAAGAAAAAAAGTAGAGGAATCCATTTATTAAGTAATGTATCGCATGAATTTTGTTTTCCTTCTAATAGTCATAAAACTCAAGTTAAGAAAAATCAATAAGAAATTTCTTGAAAATCACAAAAAAAAATTAATACATAATTAAAACTAAAATTGCAAAACTAGTTGTAAAAAAATTAAAAAATCATTGTGCAAAGCGTATAAGTTTTTCAAATAATCACAAAAAGTTCTGATATAAAGCGCAACTATTTATTGAATCCAAACATATATTTAAAATCTATCCACTTTGAGTTTTCAATGAACTAAGATAACCTCTACATCAAAATTCATATATTACTAATATCTTTAAATATAAAACACAATAGAAAATTACATAAAGAGAGTATAAATCAAATGTTAAATACCACATAATTCTCATTTCAACTTCCCTGTTGCAAAAATGGTCAATCAAATAAAACGATGAGGTTGTGCTTCCATTAATCAAATAAACACAAAGCTAACAAATTACAAAAACTAAAATAAAACAATGTGAGAACAAATGTTTGACAAAAAAATCACTTTGATATATAAAATATAAAAGAAATTGACACTTTTTCTGAGCACTTGTTACAAGGTTAAGTGGGCCTAAAAGCAATATGAAGAATATGTAAAAACAAATTTTGTATATTCAATCTCCTGTATATTAAAAGAGAAGCATTACAACATATTTTTGTAGCCACATGTCATCACCACAATCATTCTTCTTGAGTTATTCTTGGGTTCATCCCCTAAAGTGAACCTCTAGGTTCACTAGCCAATAGGATTTCTTTATTTCAAATTCGATATCTTTTAAAACGGGAAACAAAATATTATCAAGTTATATTATATTTTTAAAATAAAAAAGTAAAAAAAAAATAGCAGTTACAGAAAAAAGAATTAAATTTTTTTTTTAACGTCGTTAGCAAGACACTAAACCCTAAATCCTAATCCCTAAACCCTAAATCCTAAACCCTAAACCCTTGGGTAAACCTAANNNNNNNNNNNNNNNNNNNNNNNNNNNNNNNNNNNNNNNNNNNNNNNNNNNNNNNNNNNNNNNNNNNNNNNNNNNNNNNNNNNNNNNNNNNNNNNNNNNNNNNNNNNNNNNNNNNNNNNNNGGTTTACCCAAGGGTTTAGGGTTTAGGATTTAGGGTTTAGGGATTAGGATTTCAGGTTTAATGTTTTGCTGATGACGTTAAAAATATTTTTTTTTTGTAATTACTACTATTTTTTATTTATTTTTTTTTTACTTTTTAATTTTAAAAAGATAATATAATTTGACAATATTTTGTTTCCTTTTTTAAAAGATACCAAATATGAAATAACACAATTCTATTGGTTGGTGAACCTTGAGGTTCACCCTAGGGGGTGAACCCAAGAATAAGTCTTCTTAGAATCCTTAGAAAAATATGTTGGTCCATATAAATATATAATAAGTTTTTTTATTAAACTAACCATAAATTAATCATAAATGTTCTTCATTGTTTCCTTAAATAAAAATCACGGAATTACCTAATGTGAGTAAAGTATATATGACAATTAATGATTTTGAATCATAAAGATTTGATAAAAATTATTCTATTCTCTATCATTTTTTATTATTTTAACTTATTAAAATAAATTAAACAACCACATTAACTATATAATAAAAATTTAGTTTTTTTCGTATAAGTTATATTTTGAATTTTTAAAAACGAATATAAATGACTAAAGTTTTTAAAAATCTCACATTGAAATTTTTGTGATCTATGGTTTAAAATTTATGTTATAACAAGATACAAATGATTACGAAATTACATAAGTAGCAAGTCTCATTTAATAAATATTATATATATGTATATTAATATTTTTTTAAAAAATAAATTATATACCATATAAAATACATAAGTATTTTAATTTCGAATTTGCTTTGAATTTTTTGATAAACATTTTGAACAATTATTGACAACTTAATATTTAGATTTTAAACTTTGCATTGAATGTTTTTAAAATTATAAATTACTAAAACTATTAAACATCCCACAAATTTTTTATTGTTATCATTGATTCAAAAATTTTGTTATAAGGAAATACAAACGATCAAAAATAATATGAGTATAAAATATTTTTTAATAGATGTCAATATTAAAAATGTACTATTTTTCTATGTTAATATCATTTAAACTTAATTTTATACCATATAAAATACAAAAAGTGTTTGTCTGGATTAATAAAATTTATTTAAGTATTTGTACCAATTTAATTATATACGTAATAGTTATTAAATTTTTAATTATTTAATATATATTTATTAATTCATAATATATAAAAATTATATAATACTTAAAAATAATTTATATATAATATTCATCCCGCAAAGAACTAAGACGTTTGACATACAAAAAACTATACGAACGGCAAAGATTCGCTTATAAAAATATGTTTCAGTTGAACTTGAAACTTAAGATTGAAAAATCTATATTATATAGACATAACTATTTTTTATTCTTAAGCATGTCAAGATTATATAAAGGGAATATAGCGAACAAACTTATTATGTCAAACTCATTTCTAAAATTTGTTTCACTATTATAAGCAAACTATTGCTCTCCACAACCCTACAAACGTGTTTCTGCTTTGACAGCACCATTGATATTATAAAAAGTTTCATAAAGACGAACAAGCTAAACTCCCATACATAAAGTCATTATTTAACTTCATATCCAAAAACAAATAAAAATTTCAACAAAACTGATCAAAATCTAAACAATAAAATAGTTCATGTGCCCATGTTGTACTATGACAAACTCTAAAACAGTTTGTACGACCTAAGACTAATGCTTAATTTTTGGTATTCAAACAACAAATTTCATTCTAAGCTTTAACATGCTTATACTTTTAGATCTTTCTCATATCATGTTCATATCTCTGATTTCTTTTGTTTCTAAATATTTTATGTATGGCCTTTGTGACTGAAAGTGAATTGATTGAATGGAATATGAATCTTCTACGAAGGAGGTAATGCACATGACTCAAAGAGACATGATATAAACAATGGGGTTCCATTTATTTCTCTGAATATGAACTTCCATCTTGGTCTGCAAAGATCAAAACTTTATTTCACCGCATTCCAACTCAATTCCTAAGCTACACCCAAGAAATATACGACCCTCACATATCATGCCCATTACCACCATCAAACAACAACCATAACTGTAACACCACCACTCAAAACACAACATAACACATCTCTCACATTTGTATGGCAAAGAACACAACAATATCATAAGCCAATAACCAATAACCAAAGCAACAACCCGCGCGAAAGCGAAACGCGGGCAAACCACTAATAATAGTATAAAGTTGCATTTTCATCTCACTAAAATAATTTTTAAAAACATTTATATGCATCTACTAACATTTACTTAAGGTGTTTCTTAAAAAAAAAAAACTAGTTTTCTAGCATTTATTGATTATTCAGAATTAGTTTTGTAAATATTTATTAGTGCTCATAAAAAGCCCAGTTGTATGAAATTTCCCACAGGTCCTGACTGACTTAATGACAATATTAATAGCCCAATGCTTCCGGTCCCAAGCATTAATTTTCAAAACTCTTTAATATTTTCCGATGAAATTAAAAAACAAATATTGGAATGTAATAAAATAGAAAAATCGAAAGAAACAAGAAGAAGGGTTTAGGGCTTTTAAAAGAACCAACTTTTGAGCGTCTGCCTCCCTTCTTCTTCTTCTTCTACCCTGAACCTCCGCCTCTCCTTCAGCTTTAGCAACCATGATTCGCGGCGGTAGAAGCTACGTGACATCACCTCCTTCCTTCTCCAACGACGCAAAGAAGCTTCTCGTCTGCACAGGAAACAATGTCTCCGTTTTCAGCGCCGCCACTGGCTTACAGGTTACCAACTTTCTCCCTTTTTCACCACCAAAGTGAACCGTTGATTCAAAGGTTTCATCTTTTTTCTTTAGATTACTTCGCTTGAAGGTCACACAGCTCCAGTCACGACTCTTATTGTCGTCCCTGCCTCGAGCGCTGCTCAGAAGATCCTCTGTTACTGCTGGACTGCGTCTCTCGACGGTACGATTCGTCACTGGGACTTCTCAGGACCTGAGCTTTTGAAAACCGTTGATGCCCAAGTTCCCATTTACTCTATGGTATGTAAGAAAGCTGATTACTTTGTCTTTGATAATCTCTGTGTGATGTAAAGTTTGTTACTTTGGCTTTGATAGTCTTTGTGTGATGTTAAAGTTTATTACTTTGGACTTGAGCTTATGTTCTTGTTTCTGTTTTTTTCTAGGTCATTCCTTGTCTATTGAGCGAGCCTCAACAACTTGATTCAAGTAAGTTAGTTGCTTATGTTTCTGTTGAGGATACGAGTCTGGTTAAAGAAGGGTCCAAAGAGCTGCGTGGACACATTCGAAGGTTTAACCTAGCTAAAGAGCGTCTTCCTCGTGGAGATACTTTGAAAGAGGTTAGCTTTTGTTATGGGTCAGACTTGTTGTGTCTTTGGTTGGATTGATGAGTTGAAATAATTTTACTTTTGTCTTCTTGTGTAGACGGAAGAGCCAAAGTCTATAGTTATTTCTCCCTCTGGGGAGTTTTTCGGAATCCGCCACAAGTGCAAAATCCATGTATGGGGTGTTCCTTCTGGAGGAGGGTCAAGGAACGCACTTGCCAAGAAGATGACGTTGCATCACACTAAGGTTATCAATGCTTTTGCTTTTCATCCAACGGAGAGGATTATTGCCGCTGGAGATGTGACTGGAAGAGTGTTGATTTGGAGAAGCTTCGGTAACAGAAAGCTTGCATTGGCGAGTCAGAAGAAGAATGCGAGATCAATGGTTGATTTGGATAACCCCGGGGTGAGAGATGGAGATGATGCTGAGTCTTGCACCACGTGGCATTGGCACTCTGCTGAAGTTAATGTCCTTAACTTCTCTTCCGATGGAGCATACTTGTATTCAGGTGCGTCTGAGTTATTTTTCTGGTTACGTTGACCTCTTGAAAGCGTGTTAATGTTCTTACTCTGTGTTGCTTCTGTTTTCTTACTCTCTTCTCTAGGGGGAAGGGAAGGGGTGCTTGTTGTTTGGCAGCTGGTCACGGGGAAGAAGAAGTTTTTACCAAGGATAGGGTCTCCCTTGTTGTACTTCATTTGGTCTCCAGAACCAACTCTTTCTTCCGTAAGTCGGAGCTAGCTGTTTCAGTCTGATCTAACTCATAATGTACTGGAAGCAAATGTTTTACTGATAGCAAGGAGCTGCAGGTTGTTTGTGCGGATAACCAAATCCATTTGCTTAAAATGCCTTCCATGGAGATCTCAAGAACCATTTCTGGAATCAAGGTTCGTCTTAGAATCTGGCATCTTCAAACCTTGTCTTCTAGTAACTTTTGTTATATCTTCCTTTGATTTGGCATTTACTTCAGTTTGTGTTTTTGGTTTTCAGCCTCCCCCATCATTGCCTAAGATGTATGAAGGCTTGTCTAGTACTGTTGCTTTTGATAGATCTTCTGGCATAGCTGCGTTGTGCACAGAGAACTATTGTGTTCAGCTATACAATCTCCTTAATGACCGTGGAATTTCAGAGGTTATTATCTTCTTTTCCACTTTGTGTTGTCCATGAATTATCTATAAGCTGGTATGTGATAATGTAAAATTATTATTGTTTTTGCAGGTTCAAGTTTGTGAGAGAAACCATCAACCAGGTGATGAAATCACAGTAAGTACATTTCATGTTTTATTTGGTCTTTATATGTAAAAGATTATTATTGTTTGTTTAGTTGACTAATTTGGGAATATGGTAACAGGTTGTGGTGACAGCGGTTGCTCTCTCCCTGGATGGGTCAGTGATGAGTACAACCGAAGTGAAACTTCCGGAAGATGGCATAGGAGGCTTAGTGTCCCTTAAGTTTTGGGAGTCTGAACCAGACAACAAAACTTTCACCTTGTCCACAATCGTATACGAACCTCACAAGTAATCAACTTATCCCTCTGCTAATGTTCAAATCTTTATTTATCATCATCACCCAAT is a genomic window containing:
- the LOC106301177 gene encoding WD repeat-containing protein 75-like — its product is MIRGGRSYVTSPPSFSNDAKKLLVCTGNNVSVFSAATGLQITSLEGHTAPVTTLIVVPASSAAQKILCYCWTASLDGTIRHWDFSGPELLKTVDAQVPIYSMVIPCLLSEPQQLDSSKLVAYVSVEDTSLVKEGSKELRGHIRRFNLAKERLPRGDTLKETEEPKSIVISPSGEFFGIRHKCKIHVWGVPSGGGSRNALAKKMTLHHTKVINAFAFHPTERIIAAGDVTGRVLIWRSFGNRKLALASQKKNARSMVDLDNPGVRDGDDAESCTTWHWHSAEVNVLNFSSDGAYLYSGGREGVLVVWQLVTGKKKFLPRIGSPLLYFIWSPEPTLSSVVCADNQIHLLKMPSMEISRTISGIKPPPSLPKMYEGLSSTVAFDRSSGIAALCTENYCVQLYNLLNDRGISEVQVCERNHQPGDEITVVVTAVALSLDGSVMSTTEVKLPEDGIGGLVSLKFWESEPDNKTFTLSTIVYEPHKDAGVSAIAFHPTRSMAVSTSFGGDFKIWVCNSDKSQTEKDSSWICHAVGSYKKKPMTAAAFSGDGTVLAVAAENVITLWNPVKNMLLSVLGVTLTPITKLCFVGKSEFLVAASNFPKPELSVWNTSKLSLSWSYGLRIEAVTSAVDSSTFAVLALVPKTFRKSKSKKNIFRGRDGAILLFNGSDPKPVSIWTVMKAQGGSISFLEGDKSQLRLAFVNGSHEYVVFDPSSDDTHERSAIDYEGLVGEEETGDFGYTSLYGQLPDYDKKRKEDAESLATPFISSERPWETIFSGSTLNFPPLQKLCGEFFESLMEKSNSVVE